A stretch of Enterobacter cloacae complex sp. ECNIH7 DNA encodes these proteins:
- a CDS encoding lysine exporter LysO family protein, with amino-acid sequence MFSGLLIILLPLIVGYLIPLHRESALRLINRFLSWIVYVILFFMGISLAFLDNLSANLLSILHYSVVTVVVILLCNIAALLWLERTIPWKNHHHQEKLPSRIAMALESLKLCGVVVIGFLLGLTGWAFLQHATEASEYTLIFLLFLIGIQLRNNGMTLKQIVLNRRGMMVAVMVVASSMVAGVINAFILDLPLKTGLAMASGFGWYSLSGILLTESFGPVIGSAAFFNDLARELIAIMLIPSLVRRSRSTALGLCGATSMDFTLPVLQRSGGLEMVPAAIVHGFILSLLVPVLMAFFSA; translated from the coding sequence ATGTTTTCAGGACTCCTCATCATTTTGCTGCCCTTGATCGTGGGCTATCTTATTCCGCTGCATCGTGAATCCGCATTAAGGCTCATTAATCGATTCCTGAGCTGGATTGTCTACGTTATTCTTTTCTTTATGGGGATTAGCCTGGCATTTCTGGACAACCTGTCGGCGAATTTACTCTCCATTCTCCATTATTCTGTCGTCACCGTGGTGGTTATTTTGCTGTGCAATATTGCCGCGCTGCTGTGGCTGGAACGCACTATTCCATGGAAAAATCACCATCATCAGGAAAAGCTCCCTTCTCGAATTGCAATGGCGCTTGAATCATTAAAATTATGCGGCGTCGTGGTGATCGGTTTTCTTCTTGGGCTGACAGGTTGGGCATTTTTACAGCACGCGACAGAGGCCAGTGAATATACGCTGATCTTCCTGCTGTTCCTGATTGGTATTCAGCTACGAAATAATGGCATGACGCTGAAACAAATTGTCCTGAACCGTCGGGGGATGATGGTTGCCGTTATGGTTGTCGCCAGTTCAATGGTGGCGGGCGTCATCAACGCCTTTATTCTCGATCTGCCGCTGAAAACCGGCCTGGCGATGGCATCCGGTTTTGGCTGGTATTCGCTCTCCGGTATTCTGCTGACCGAATCATTCGGCCCGGTGATCGGCAGCGCCGCCTTCTTTAACGATCTGGCGCGCGAGCTGATTGCCATCATGCTGATCCCGAGCCTGGTTCGCCGCAGTCGTTCTACCGCGCTGGGCCTGTGCGGCGCAACGTCGATGGACTTTACCCTGCCGGTACTACAACGCTCCGGAGGGCTGGAGATGGTGCCCGCGGCTATCGTGCACGGCTTTATTTTAAGCCTGCTGGTTCCGGTCCTGATGGCCTTCTTCTCTGCCTGA
- the aqpZ gene encoding aquaporin Z — MFRKLAAECFGTFWLVFGGCGSAVLAAAFPELGIGFVGVALAFGLTVLTMAFAVGHISGGHFNPAVTLGLWAGGRFPAKDVIGYIVAQVVGGIIAAGVLYVIASGKAGFDAAASGFASNGFGEHSPGGYSMLSAIVIEIVLTAGFLLVIHGATDKHAPAGFAPIAIGLALTLIHLISIPVTNTSVNPARSTAVAIFQGGWALEQLWLFWVMPIIGGILGGVLYRTLLEKRD, encoded by the coding sequence ATGTTTAGAAAATTGGCAGCAGAATGCTTTGGTACATTCTGGCTGGTATTTGGTGGCTGCGGTAGCGCCGTTCTGGCAGCAGCATTCCCGGAATTAGGTATCGGTTTTGTCGGCGTCGCGCTGGCGTTTGGTTTAACCGTATTAACCATGGCATTTGCCGTGGGACATATTTCCGGCGGTCATTTTAACCCGGCAGTGACGTTAGGTTTATGGGCGGGCGGCCGTTTCCCGGCGAAAGACGTAATTGGCTACATTGTGGCGCAGGTAGTTGGCGGTATTATTGCGGCGGGCGTTCTGTACGTGATTGCCAGCGGTAAAGCCGGCTTCGACGCGGCGGCCAGCGGCTTTGCCTCTAACGGCTTCGGCGAACACTCTCCGGGCGGTTACTCCATGCTGTCTGCCATCGTGATTGAAATCGTGCTGACCGCCGGCTTCCTGCTGGTGATCCACGGCGCAACGGACAAACACGCGCCAGCCGGTTTTGCCCCGATTGCCATTGGTCTGGCGCTGACGCTTATCCACCTGATTTCTATTCCGGTCACCAACACCTCCGTTAACCCGGCACGCAGCACCGCCGTCGCCATCTTCCAGGGCGGCTGGGCGCTTGAGCAGCTGTGGCTGTTCTGGGTGATGCCAATTATCGGCGGTATCCTCGGTGGCGTGCTGTATCGCACCCTGCTGGAAAAACGCGATTAA
- a CDS encoding ATP-dependent endonuclease, producing the protein MLLERVEIVGFRGINRLSLQLEQNNVLIGENAWGKSSLLDALTLLLSPEDDLYHFVRDDFWFPPGDVTGREKHLHIILTFRESEPGRHRVRRFRPLSPCWVPCDDGFHRIFYRLEGEMAENEGVLTLRDFLDEKANPIPLDNIDDLARHLTRLTPVLRLRDARFMRRIRNGTVPNTPEVEVTARELDFLARELVSRPQNLTDGQIRQGLSAMVQLLEHYFSEQGTSESRHRLMRRRSHDEQRSWRYLDIINRMIDRPGGRTHRVILLGLFSTLLQAKGTVRLDRDARPLLLVEDPETRLHPIMLSVAWHLLNLLPLQRITTTNSGELLSLTPVEHVCRLVRESSRVSAFRLGPGGLNAEDGRRIAFHIRFNRASSLFARCWLLVEGETETWVINELARQCGHHFDAEGIKVIEFAQSGLKPLIKFARRMGIEWHVLVDGDEAGKKYASTVRSLLNNEREEERDHLTMLPAMDMEHFMYRQGFDDVFHRIAMVPVDVPMNMRRVIAKAIHRSSKPDLAIEVATEAGRRGVEAVPTLLRKMFSRVLWLARGKAD; encoded by the coding sequence ATGCTTCTCGAACGTGTGGAAATTGTCGGGTTTCGCGGTATTAACCGCCTGTCGCTGCAGCTGGAGCAGAACAACGTCCTGATCGGCGAGAACGCGTGGGGTAAGTCCAGCCTGCTGGATGCATTGACGCTATTGCTTTCGCCCGAAGACGATCTGTATCACTTCGTTCGCGACGATTTCTGGTTTCCGCCCGGCGACGTAACGGGACGCGAGAAGCACCTGCATATCATCCTGACGTTCCGCGAATCCGAGCCCGGACGTCACCGCGTGCGTCGCTTCCGCCCGCTGTCACCCTGCTGGGTGCCGTGCGACGACGGTTTCCACCGGATTTTCTATCGGCTTGAAGGCGAGATGGCGGAGAACGAGGGGGTACTCACCCTGCGTGATTTTCTCGATGAGAAAGCCAACCCGATCCCGCTCGACAATATCGACGATCTTGCCCGCCACTTGACCCGCCTGACGCCGGTGTTACGCCTGCGCGATGCGCGCTTTATGCGGCGTATTCGTAACGGAACCGTACCCAATACGCCGGAAGTGGAAGTCACCGCCCGCGAGCTGGATTTTCTGGCCAGAGAGCTGGTGTCGCGTCCGCAGAATCTGACCGACGGACAAATCCGTCAGGGGCTGTCCGCGATGGTGCAACTCCTGGAGCACTATTTTTCCGAGCAGGGAACCTCGGAGTCGCGCCACCGTCTGATGCGCCGCCGCTCTCATGATGAGCAGCGAAGCTGGCGTTATCTCGACATCATTAACCGGATGATCGACCGGCCCGGCGGCCGTACCCATCGGGTGATTTTGCTGGGTCTGTTTTCAACGCTTCTGCAGGCCAAAGGCACCGTTCGCCTTGACCGGGACGCCCGGCCTCTGCTGCTGGTGGAAGACCCGGAAACGCGCCTGCATCCCATCATGCTCTCCGTGGCATGGCATCTGCTGAACCTGCTGCCGCTCCAGCGCATTACGACCACCAATTCCGGAGAGTTATTATCGCTGACGCCGGTTGAACACGTCTGTCGCCTGGTGCGTGAATCCTCCCGCGTCTCCGCTTTCCGGCTTGGGCCGGGCGGTTTGAATGCGGAAGACGGGCGGCGCATCGCGTTTCATATTCGCTTTAACCGGGCGTCGTCGCTCTTTGCCCGCTGCTGGCTGCTGGTGGAGGGGGAAACGGAAACCTGGGTCATCAACGAGCTGGCGCGCCAGTGCGGCCACCACTTTGATGCGGAAGGCATTAAGGTAATCGAATTCGCCCAGTCGGGATTAAAGCCGCTGATAAAATTCGCCCGCCGGATGGGGATCGAGTGGCACGTTCTGGTAGACGGTGATGAGGCGGGTAAAAAATATGCCTCGACCGTGCGGAGCCTGCTGAATAACGAGCGCGAGGAAGAGCGCGACCATTTAACCATGCTCCCCGCGATGGACATGGAACACTTTATGTATCGTCAGGGGTTCGACGACGTCTTCCACCGCATTGCCATGGTGCCGGTCGATGTCCCGATGAACATGCGGCGGGTGATCGCCAAAGCCATTCACCGTTCGTCAAAACCGGATTTAGCCATTGAAGTGGCGA